A portion of the Hydractinia symbiolongicarpus strain clone_291-10 chromosome 10, HSymV2.1, whole genome shotgun sequence genome contains these proteins:
- the LOC130662484 gene encoding protein rolling stone-like, with amino-acid sequence MSFKSEFKIKNFALKHDDSNDFYCMQFWCVPRWIIWCLRVIFTVYHLSTLLFSIIVHSSRIWPVFLTNWTMVIMLVYFIWITALSGMFGLNLQFESLKDQNVDQHTEIVAARKEIPWHVKLFWAWYNVTYVITIVTDLMYWGFVYQPSHFDTFDMRFSNINDHSALLAMLLIDFTFHRIPVHLYHVVYSIVVAVIYLMVSIIYTLSSGRYVYKVLNWKDDAGKAVFFFFIALLLAVIIQIVMYGLYRLKIRIKNN; translated from the coding sequence TTCTGGTGTGTACCAAGATGGATTATTTGGTGTCTTCGAGTCATATTCACAGTTTACCATTTATCAACGCTGCTGTTTTCTATCATCGTCCACTCCAGTAGAATTTGGCCAGTATTTTTGACTAATTGGACCATGGTCATAATGCTTGTTTACTTTATATGGATCACTGCTCTGTCTGGAATGTTCGGTTTAAATTTGCAGTTTGAATCATTAAAAGATCAAAATGTTGACCAACATACAGAGATTGTTGCAGCCAGAAAAGAAATACCTTGGCACGTGAAACTATTCTGGGCTTGGTACAATGTAACATATGTTATTACTATTGTTACTGACCTCATGTATTGGGGTTTTGTGTATCAGCCAAGTCATTTTGATACGTTTGACATGCGATTTAGTAATATAAATGATCACAGTGCCTTGCTTGCTATGCTGCTGATCGATTTCACATTTCATCGCATTCCAGTACATTTATATCATGTTGTGTATTCCATTGTTGTGGCAGTTATATATCTGATGGTATCCATCATTTACACTCTCAGTTCTGGAAGATATGTGTACAAGGTTTTGAATTGGAAAGATGATGCTGGAAaagctgttttctttttttttatagcgCTACTCTTAGCTGTTATCATACAAATTGTGATGTATGGCCTGTACAGATTAAAGATAAGGATCAAAAACAACTAA